One genomic window of Medicago truncatula cultivar Jemalong A17 chromosome 1, MtrunA17r5.0-ANR, whole genome shotgun sequence includes the following:
- the LOC11417706 gene encoding phosphatidylinositol transfer protein 3, translating into MGKKLELLKDKETAKVEAVLELIRKQTPLTVKQEKFCNYACVKRFLKVKGDNVKRAAKQLRACLSWRESIVTDQLIADDFSAELSEGLAYVAGHDDESRPVLIFRMKQDYQKLHSQKLFFTRLLAFTMEVAISNMPKNVEQFVMLFDASFYRSASGFMNLLLGALKIVGEYYPGRLSKAFVIDPPSLFAYLWKGVRPFVELSTCTTIVSSLDFEPSMDYNDFSTYPRASSLRFDQSTAKIGSCSSSRFSFQVSHQLDSLKPWYLSLGGDNTSSSKVGPTSPSLTPLNARSLSFASPIARNPLGPPASRKGLFPSTPLPQRVTTAPNRTTAASFLQSPATFFRRDRDNVKVERGRETFLAYVKFYRRAYDEMVYRSKMRPPLGGLVSIVSPHLRRRHTHLSVSQRF; encoded by the exons ATGGGGAAGAAACTTGAACTCCTCAAAGACAAGGAAACTGCTAAAGTTGAAGCTGTTCTTGAACTCATCAGAAAACAAACCCCTCTCACTGTCAAACAG GAAAAGTTCTGCAACTATGCTTGTGTGAAACGGTTTCTGAAAGTGAAAGGAGATAATGTGAAAAGAGCTGCTAAACAACTAAGAGCTTGTCTTTCATGGAGAGAAAGTATTGTTACTG aTCAATTGATAGCAGATGATTTCTCAGCTGAATTATCTGAAGGGTTGGCTTATGTGGCTGGTCATGATGATGAATCCAGACCTGTTTTG ATTTTCCGCATGAAACAAGACTATCAGAAGTTGCATTCTCAGAAACT GTTCTTCACTCGTTTATTGGCTTTCACAATGGAAGTGGCAATTTCAAACATGCCAAAAAATGTTGAACAATTTGTCATGCTTTTCGATGCAA GCTTTTACAGATCAGCATCTGGATTTATGAACTTGTTGTTGGGAGCATTGAAAATTGTGGGTGAGTACTATCCAGGACGGTTAAGCAAAGCATTTGTGATAGACCCTCCATCACTTTTTGCATACTTGTGGAAG GGTGTTCGTCCATTCGTTGAGCTATCAACATGCACAACAATAGTATCATCCCTAGATTTCGAACCATCAATGGACTACAACGACTTCTCAACTTACCCAAGAGCCTCATCACTCAGATTCGATCAATCAACGGCGAAGATCGGTTCATGCTCATCCTCACGCTTCTCCTTCCAAGTCTCACACCAACTCGACTCACTGAAACCATGGTACCTTAGCCTAGGAGGAGACAACACATCATCCTCCAAAGTAGGACCCACTAGCCCATCCCTTACACCACTCAACGCTCGCTCACTCTCATTCGCTTCACCAATAGCACGCAACCCACTGGGCCCACCAGCTAGCAGGAAGGGGTTGTTCCCTTCAACACCACTGCCGCAGAGAGTGACTACTGCTCCTAACCGGACTACGGCGGCGTCGTTTCTTCAGTCTCCGGCGACGTTTTTCAGGCGGGATAGGGATAATGTGAAGGTGGAAAGAGGTAGAGAAACATTTTTGGCGTATGTGAAATTCTATAGAAGGGCGTATGATGAAATGGTTTATAGGTCAAAGATGAGGCCCCCACTTGGTGGATTAGTCTCCATTGTTTCACCTCATCTTAGACGCCGTCACACTCACCTTTCTGTTTCTCAGCGTTTCTAA
- the LOC11422876 gene encoding primary amine oxidase 1: MIISSRFGKATTMIAQCLVLAFFLKFSFINSYSHPLDPLSPTEINKTRQIVQQSYLGAIPNITYHFVDVEEPNKNNVLKWLSSSTTKQKPSIPRQAKVVVRAKGETHELVVDLTKGLIVSDKIYKGHGYPPFTFIELFKASKLPLTYPKFKESIAKRGLNLSEISCVPFTIGWYGEKITRRALKVSCFYRDESVNIWARPVEGITLLVDVDLIKIIMYNDRYRVPMPKAEGTNFQSSSKESKIFATCNISNIGFTIKGNEVKWGNWIFHVGFNARAGMIISTASIFDDKKQKYRRVMYRGHVSETFVPYMDPTLEWYFRTFMDVGEFGFGRSADSLQPKVDCPGNAVYMDGFMVGPNGEVQQVPRAICMFERNSGNVAWRHMEINNPTKLIRDGEADITLVVRMIATVGNYDYILDWEFLKSGSIKVGVALTGVLEMKAVPYTHKNQIKERVFGTLVAENTIANYHDHLVTYYLDLDIDDNANSFINAKLQKVKASGFGTPRKSYWTVNKEAVKREAEARITLGLEPNELLIVNPNKMTKLGNQVGYRLISGQPVSSLLDDDDYPQRRASYTKYQVWVTPYNKSERWAGGFYADRSRGDDGLAVWSQRNREIENTDIVLWHTVGIHHVPYQEDFPVMPTVQGGFELRPANFFESNPLL, translated from the exons atgatcATATCATCAAGGTTTGGTAAAGCAACAACCATGATTGCACAATGTCTAGTTCTAgcattttttcttaaattcagCTTCATTAATAGTTATTCTCACCCTTTAGACCCTCTATCTCCAActgaaataaacaaaacaagacAGATAGTTCAACAATCTTACCTTGGTGCTATTCCTAATATTACCTATCattttgttgatgttgaagaaccaaacaaaaacaatgtCCTAAAGTGGTTGTCATCATctacaacaaaacaaaagcctAGTATTCCTAGACAAGCCAAGGTAGTTGTTAGAGCCAAAGGTGAAACCCATGAGCTAGTGGTAGACTTAACAAAAGGTTTAATTGTATCAGATAAAATCTACAAGGGTCATGGATACCCTCCTTTTACATTCATTGAGCTTTTCAAAGCTAGTAAATTGCCTCTTACATATCCTAAATTCAAAGAGTCAATTGCCAAAAGGGGCTTAAATTTGTCTGAAATTTCTTGTGTACCATTCACAATTGGTTGGTATGGAGAAAAAATCACAAGGAGAGCCCTTAAAGTGTCATGCTTCTATAGGGATGAATCAGTAAATATTTGGGCAAGGCCTGTTGAAGGAATCACATTACTagttgatgttgatttaatAAAGATTATTATGTATAATGATAGATATAGGGTACCTATGCCTAAAGCTGAAGGtacaaattttcaatcttcaagtaAAGAGTCTAAAATATTTGCTACATGTAACATATCAAATATTGGATTTACCATAAAAGGCAATGAAGTGAAATGGGGTAATTGGATTTTTCATGTTGGGTTTAATGCTAGAGCAGGAATGATTATATCAACTGCTTCTATATTTGatgataaaaaacaaaagtatagGAGAGTGATGTATAGGGGTCATGTGTCTGAGACATTTGTTCCTTACATGGATCCTACATTAGAATGGTATTTTAGGACTTTCATGGATGTTGGGGAATTTGGTTTTGGACGTTCAGCTGATAGCTTGCAACCCAAGGTTGATTGCCCGGGAAATGCAGTGTATATGGATGGTTTTATGGTGGGTCCTAATGGAGAGGTGCAACAAGTACCAAGGGCTATTTGCATGTTTGAGAGGAATTCTGGTAATGTGGCTTGGAGACACATGGAAATCAACAATCCCACAAAATTG ATAAGAGATGGAGAGGCTGATATAACTTTGGTGGTCAGAATGATTGCTACTGTGGGTAACTATGATTATATTCTTGATTGGGAATTCCTGAAAAGTGGCAGCATAAAAGTTGGG GTGGCTCTAACAGGTGTATTAGAAATGAAAGCAGTCCCATAcacacataaaaatcaaataaaagaaagagtatTTGGAACCTTAGTGGCAGAAAACACCATAGCCAATTATCATGATCACCTTGTAACATATTATCTTGACCTTGACATTGATGATAATGCAAACTCTTTCATCAATGCAAAGTTGCAAAAGGTCAAAGCAAGTGGATTTGGAACACCAAGAAAAAGTTACTGGACGGTTAATAAAGAAGCTGTCAAAAGGGAAGCTGAGGCTAGAATTACGCTCGGCTTAGAGCCAAATGAGCTGTTAATAGTTAACCCTaataaaatgacaaagttaGGTAATCAAGTGGGTTACCGGTTGATTAGTGGACAACCGGTCAGTTCTTTGTTGGACGATGATGATTATCCACAAAGAAGAGCTTCTTATACAAAGTATCAAGTGTGGGTTACTCCCTATAATAAGTCAGAAAGATGGGCCGGAGGGTTCTATGCTGATAGGAGCCGTGGAGATGATGGCTTAGCCGTTTGGAGCCAGAG GAACAGAGAAATTGAGAATACAGACATAGTGCTGTGGCACACAGTTGGGATCCATCATGTTCCTTATCAAGAAGATTTTCCAGTAATGCCAACAGTTCAGGGTGGTTTTGAACTCAGGCCAGCTAACTTTTTCGAAAGCAATCCATTGCTTTGA
- the LOC25485223 gene encoding G-type lectin S-receptor-like serine/threonine-protein kinase LECRK4: protein MIYLKESGKDWTVIWQAITQPCTVNAICGVYGFCNSPDNSTVNCSCLPGYTPFDPNFPSKGCYPNVALDLCAKNANSSASNITVVKIQNADIPNSIFFDLQRIDSSDLDSCSKEVMNDCFCMAAVLIDSVCYKKRTPLLNARISIPETSNRVTLIKVPQILQEDQNDSPSRVVLIVAASTCSMLAIVFATIAIYYHPTFGYLIKKETPPKPKPVDINLKAFSFQELREATNGFRNELDRGGFGTVYFGMTHHKNLVRLLGFCNEQNHRLLVYEMMRNGTLSSFIFREEDKDKPSWEHRAKIVVEIARGLMYLHEECDPQIIHCDIKPQNVLLDSNYTAKISDFGMAKLLMNDRSRTSTNVRGTMGYLAPEWLKNAPITAKVDIYSLGVMLLEILFCKRHIELNQIEDGTEGGDDMILIDWVQYWAKEGKLRDIVSNDVEVVNDFNRFERMTMVGLWCLCPNPTIRPSIAKVLQMLEGDSEVSVPPLFDG, encoded by the coding sequence ATGATTTATCTTAAAGAGAGTGGAAAAGATTGGACAGTTATATGGCAGGCTATAACTCAGCCATGCACAGTGAATGCTATTTGTGGTGTGTATGGTTTTTGCAATTCACCTGATAACAGCACAGTTAATTGTAGTTGTTTACCTGGATACACGCCTTTTGATCCAAATTTTCCATCCAAAGGGTGTTATCCTAATGTTGCCTTAGATTTATGTGCTAAAAATGCAAATTCCTCTGCATCAAACATTACAGTGGTGAAAATTCAAAATGCTGATATACCAAACAGCATATTTTTTGATCTACAAAGAATAGACTCATCTGATTTGGACAGTTGCAGTAAGGAAGTGATGAATGATTGTTTCTGCATGGCTGCTGTTTTGATTGACTCAGTTTGTTATAAGAAAAGGACACCTCTTTTAAATGCAAGAATAAGTATACCTGAAACTAGCAATAGAGTGACACTGATTAAAGTTCCTCAAATTCTTCAAGAGGATCAAAATGATTCACCTTCTCGAGTCGTTTTGATCGTAGCCGCATCAACATGTTCTATGCTTGCTATTGTGTTTGCAACTATTGCTATCTATTATCATCCCACATTTGGCTATCTTATCAAGAAAGAGACGCCGCCGAAGCCAAAGCCTGTGGACATCAACTTAAAGGCATTTTCATTCCAAGAATTGAGAGAAGCGACAAACGGATTCAGAAACGAACTCGATCGTGGAGGTTTTGGTACAGTCTATTTTGGCATGACACATCACAAGAATCTTGTGAGGTTGTTAGGTTTCTGCAACGAGCAGAATCATCGTCTTCTGGTTTATGAAATGATGAGAAATGGAACATTATCAAGTTTCATTTTTAGGGAGGAGGATAAAGATAAACCAAGTTGGGAACATAGAGctaaaattgttgttgaaattgcTAGAGGCTTGATGTACCTGCATGAAGAGTGTGACCCTCAGATAATCCACTGCGACATAAAGCCGCAAAATGTTCTTCTTGACTCAAATTATACGGcaaaaatttcagattttggaATGGCAAAGCTATTAATGAATGACAGAAGTAGAACAAGCACAAATGTTAGAGGGACAATGGGATATTTGGCACCAGAATGGCTCAAAAATGCGCCTATCACTGCAAAAGTGGATATCTACAGCCTTGGTGTCATGTTGCTTGAAATCTTATTTTGCAAAAGGCACATTGAGTTGAATCAAATTGAAGATGGAACAGAGGGTGGTGATGACATGATACTTATAGATTGGGTTCAATATTGGGCAAAAGAAGGGAAACTAAGAGACATTGTTAGTAATGATGTTGAAGTTGTTAATGATTTCAATAGGTTTGAGAGAATGACTATGGTTGGACTGTGGTGCTTGTGTCCTAATCCAACTATTAGGCCATCTATTGCAAAGGTGTTGCAGATGTTGGAAGGAGATTCTGAAGTTAGTGTTCCACCATTGTTTGATGGGTAA